From a region of the Haematobia irritans isolate KBUSLIRL chromosome 4, ASM5000362v1, whole genome shotgun sequence genome:
- the Mkrn1 gene encoding makorin 1, with product MSTATTSSTALTQQQQPSTSSSTTTLIKDRAAELGGDEVGSTTSMQHLPTSPSICRYFQRGICRFGSMCRFSHDLTGGEVISSSSTNPVSSPINSERPSTSRHNWANAPAFVPASVDHAIAATNEASTWADVVFGPGACGTPQYPTGLQEVGSIDEECPFESPCPYGIYCAYGIHMELCEMCDQFCLHPNDEDQRKKHKKECLQQHEQAMELSFAVARSMDKTCGICFDTIMEKAGREKRFGILPNCNHIFCLECIRKWRQAKQFEHKITRSCPECRVSSDFVCPSAFWVETKEEKDKLLGDYRKALGIKDCKYFKNGDGKCPFGNKCFYKHALPNGELVDVGCPKKARKIHRSNNEIINLLDIYLYEFLDQRNLNFLDFFTRNGDESDDSSSDDDYN from the exons ATGAGTACGGCAACAACATCATCAACAGCtttaacacaacaacaacagccatcaacatcatcatcaaccACAACTTTGATAAAAGATCGTGCTGCAGAACTTGGCGGCGATGAAGTGGGATCGACGACCTCAATGCAGCATCTGCCCACATCTCCCTCCATATGTAGATATTTTCAACGTGGAATTTGTCGCTTTGGATCCATGTGTCGCTTTTCCCATGATCTAACTGGGGGAGAAGTCATAAGTTCAAGTTCCACAAATCCTGTATCCTCTCCAATAAATAGTGAACGTCCCAGCACTAGCCGACACAACTGGGCAAATGCGCCTGCATTTGTACCAGCATCTGTTGATCATGCAATAGCAGCAACAAATGAAGCCTCTACATGGGCTGATGTGGTCTTTGGTCCAGGAGCTTGCGGGACACCACAATATCCTACTGGATTACAGGAGGTTGGTAGCATTGATGAAGAATGCCCTTTTGAAAGTCCCTGTCCCTATGGCATATATTGTGCCTATGGCATACACATGGAACTTTGCGAAATGTGTGATCAATTCTGTCTCCATCCCAATGATGAGGACCAACGGAAGAAGCATAAAAAAGAATGCCTACAGCAGCATGAGCAAGCTATGGAGCTTTCCTTCGCGGTAGCCCGTTCGATGGATAAAACATGTGGTATATGTTTCGATACCATTATGGAAAAGGCGGGAAGGGAAAAACGTTTtggcattttgccaaattgtaatCACATCTTTTGTTTGGAATGTATACGAAAATGGCGCCAAGCTAAACAATTTGAACATAAAATAACCAG ATCCTGCCCCGAATGTCGTGTATCATCCGATTTTGTTTGTCCTAGTGCCTTTTGGGTTGAGACTAAAGAGGAAAAAGATAAACTCTTGGGAGATTATCGAAAAGCTCTTGGTATTAAAGACTGCAAGTACTTTAAAAAT GGCGATGGCAAATGTCCCTTTGGTAACAAATGTTTTTACAAGCATGCTCTGCCCAACGGTGAACTTGTGGATGTTGGCTGTCCCAAAAAAGCACGTAAAATTCATCGCAGTAATAATGAAATCATAAATTTGCTTGAC ATCTATCTGTATGAATTTCTTGATCAACGTAATTTGAATTTCTTAGATTTTTTTACAAGAAATGGTGATGAAAGCGATGATTCTTCTTCTGATGATgattataattaa
- the LOC142235053 gene encoding uncharacterized protein LOC142235053, producing the protein MFQKSAAVLLAPAIRNAVQRRCQSVVSSPPTQKVSSAEKLFLGGGMFVSTLVIPAWVLYHIREYRGLK; encoded by the exons atgttccaaaaatccGCTGCTGTTTTATTGGCTCCTGCCATCCGTAATGCCGTTCAACGTCGTTGCCAATCGGTTGTTTCATCCCCACCAACCCAAAAAGTTTCATCTGCT GAGAAACTTTTCCTTGGCGGTGGTATGTTTGTGAGCACTTTGGTCATTCCAGCTTGGGTCTTGTATCACATCCGTGAATACCGTGGATTGAAGTAA
- the Rpn10 gene encoding regulatory particle non-ATPase 10 isoform X2: protein MVLESTMICFDNSDYQRNGDYFPTRLNVQKDGINLVCLTKVRSNPENNVGLMTISNTVEVLATLTSDVGRIFSKMHLVQPKGEINLLTGVRIAHLVLKHRQGKNHKMRIVVFVGSPIKSEEADLVKLAKRLKKEKVNVDIVSFGDHECNNEILQAFINTLNGKDGTSSHLVCVPRGSGLSDALLSSPIIQGEDGMGGAGLGGAGFEFGVDPNEDPELALALRVSMEEQRQRQEEEQRRAAGASTEETGGAEKSTSTGSAAATAAADEPNSEEAMLQRALAMSTEQSDDNLPDFANMTEEEQIAFAMQMSMQDADETVTQQAKRPKTEENAPMEVDEDYSEVIGDPAFLQSVLENLPGVDPQSEAVRDAVGSLSKDKDKDKKTDGSQDKQ from the exons ATGGTCCTGGAAAGTACTATGATCTG TTTTGATAACAGTGACTACCAGCGCAATGGGGACTATTTTCCTACACGTTTGAATGTTCAAAAAGATGGCATTAATCTCGTTTGCCTTACTAAAGTCCGTTCAAATCCCGAGAACAATGTGGGACTAATGACCATTTCCAA TACTGTGGAAGttttggcaacattgactagcgATGTTGGAcggattttctcaaaaatgcatTTGGTGCAACCCAAGGGAGAAATAAATCTATTGACCGGCGTTCGAATTGCCCAT TTGGTTTTAAAACATCGTCAAGGAAAAAATCATAAGATgcgcattgttgtttttgttggttcACCTATTAAGAGTGAGGAGGCTGATTTAGTAAAATTAGCAAAacgtttaaaaaaagaaaaagtaaaTGTCGATATCGTCAGCTTTGGTGATCATGAatgtaacaatgaaattttacaagccTTTATAAATACTCTGAATGGCAAAGACGGCACTAGCTCCCATTTGGTATGTGTTCCCCGAGGCTCTGGATTATCTGATGCTTTGCTTTCCTCACCCATTATCCAAGGTGAAGATGGTATGGGTGGTGCTGGTTTAGGAGGAGCAGGATTTGAATTTGGCGTTGATCCCAATGAAGATCCAGAATTGGCTTTAGCCTTGCGTGTCTCTATGGAGGAGCAAAGACAGCGTCAAGAAGAGGAACAACGTCGTGCAGCTGGTGCAAGCACTGAGGAAACTGGAGGAGCCGAGAAGAGTACATCTACAGGTAGTGCTGCAGCAACAGCAGCTGCTGATGAACCCAATTCGGAAGAAGCCATGTTGCAACGAGCATTGGCTATGTCCACAGAACAG AGCGATGATAATTTACCAGATTTCGCTAATATGACTGAAGAGGAGCAGATTGCATTTGCCATGCAAATGTCAATGCAAGACGCTG ATGAGACAGTAACACAACAGGCCAAACGTCCCAAAACCGAAGAAAATGCCCCCATGGAAGTCGATGAAGACTATTCTGAAGTCATTGGTGACCCAGCTTTTCTACAAAGCGTTTTAGAAAATCTACCAGGTGTAGATCCACAATCTGAAGCTGTACGAGATGCCGTTGGCTCATTAAGCAAGGATAAAGATAAGGATAAGAAAACTGATGGCAGTCAGGACAAGCAATAA
- the Rpn10 gene encoding regulatory particle non-ATPase 10 isoform X1: protein MVLESTMICFDNSDYQRNGDYFPTRLNVQKDGINLVCLTKVRSNPENNVGLMTISNTVEVLATLTSDVGRIFSKMHLVQPKGEINLLTGVRIAHLVLKHRQGKNHKMRIVVFVGSPIKSEEADLVKLAKRLKKEKVNVDIVSFGDHECNNEILQAFINTLNGKDGTSSHLVCVPRGSGLSDALLSSPIIQGEDGMGGAGLGGAGFEFGVDPNEDPELALALRVSMEEQRQRQEEEQRRAAGASTEETGGAEKSTSTGSAAATAAADEPNSEEAMLQRALAMSTEQSDDNLPDFANMTEEEQIAFAMQMSMQDAADETVTQQAKRPKTEENAPMEVDEDYSEVIGDPAFLQSVLENLPGVDPQSEAVRDAVGSLSKDKDKDKKTDGSQDKQ, encoded by the exons ATGGTCCTGGAAAGTACTATGATCTG TTTTGATAACAGTGACTACCAGCGCAATGGGGACTATTTTCCTACACGTTTGAATGTTCAAAAAGATGGCATTAATCTCGTTTGCCTTACTAAAGTCCGTTCAAATCCCGAGAACAATGTGGGACTAATGACCATTTCCAA TACTGTGGAAGttttggcaacattgactagcgATGTTGGAcggattttctcaaaaatgcatTTGGTGCAACCCAAGGGAGAAATAAATCTATTGACCGGCGTTCGAATTGCCCAT TTGGTTTTAAAACATCGTCAAGGAAAAAATCATAAGATgcgcattgttgtttttgttggttcACCTATTAAGAGTGAGGAGGCTGATTTAGTAAAATTAGCAAAacgtttaaaaaaagaaaaagtaaaTGTCGATATCGTCAGCTTTGGTGATCATGAatgtaacaatgaaattttacaagccTTTATAAATACTCTGAATGGCAAAGACGGCACTAGCTCCCATTTGGTATGTGTTCCCCGAGGCTCTGGATTATCTGATGCTTTGCTTTCCTCACCCATTATCCAAGGTGAAGATGGTATGGGTGGTGCTGGTTTAGGAGGAGCAGGATTTGAATTTGGCGTTGATCCCAATGAAGATCCAGAATTGGCTTTAGCCTTGCGTGTCTCTATGGAGGAGCAAAGACAGCGTCAAGAAGAGGAACAACGTCGTGCAGCTGGTGCAAGCACTGAGGAAACTGGAGGAGCCGAGAAGAGTACATCTACAGGTAGTGCTGCAGCAACAGCAGCTGCTGATGAACCCAATTCGGAAGAAGCCATGTTGCAACGAGCATTGGCTATGTCCACAGAACAG AGCGATGATAATTTACCAGATTTCGCTAATATGACTGAAGAGGAGCAGATTGCATTTGCCATGCAAATGTCAATGCAAGACGCTG CAGATGAGACAGTAACACAACAGGCCAAACGTCCCAAAACCGAAGAAAATGCCCCCATGGAAGTCGATGAAGACTATTCTGAAGTCATTGGTGACCCAGCTTTTCTACAAAGCGTTTTAGAAAATCTACCAGGTGTAGATCCACAATCTGAAGCTGTACGAGATGCCGTTGGCTCATTAAGCAAGGATAAAGATAAGGATAAGAAAACTGATGGCAGTCAGGACAAGCAATAA